A single genomic interval of Lathyrus oleraceus cultivar Zhongwan6 chromosome 7, CAAS_Psat_ZW6_1.0, whole genome shotgun sequence harbors:
- the LOC127103518 gene encoding enoyl-[acyl-carrier-protein] reductase [NADH], chloroplastic, giving the protein MSTKQLPFPTGSFEMIHCSRCRIDFHENDGIFIRESGRLLRSNGYFVYSAPPAYRKDKDFPVIWDKLVNLTTAMCWRLIAHKVQTAIWIKENSQPSCLLQNAKQKVTDVCDVDDESKPSWNIPLKNCIQVRKCYYFHSLVNGPEVTKPLLETSRKGYLDALSASSYSYVSLLKHFLPIINPGRSSISLTYIASERIIPGYGGGMSSAKAALESDTRVLAFEAGRKRKIRVNIISAGPLRSRAARAIGFIDMMIDYSIANAPLQKELSAEEVGNAASFLASPLASAITGTVLYVDNGLNAMGVGVDSPISSDLNIPKEQH; this is encoded by the exons ATGTCCACAAAACAACTACCATTTCCTACAGGGTCATTTGAAATGATTCACTGTTCAAGATGCCGTATAGACTTTCATGAAAATGATGGAATTTTTATAAGGGAGTCGGGTCGCCTTCTTCGCTCGAATGGTTATTTTGTTTATTCAGCACCACCAGCTTACAGAAAAGATAAAGATTTTCCTGTCATTTGGGATAAGTTGGTGAACTTAACAACAGCAATGTGCTGGAGACTCATTGCTCATAAAGTTCAAACTGCAATATGGATTAAAGAAAATAGTCAGCCCTCCTGTCTTTTGCAAAATGCAAAACAAAAGGTTACAGATGTCTGTGATGTGGATGACGAATCTAAACCTTCGTGGAATATCCCACTTAAGAACTGTATACAAGTCAGAA AATGTTATTATTTCCACTCACTTGTCAACGGACCAGAGGTGACCAAACCACTGTTGGAGACATCTCGGAAAGGATATCTTGATGCATTATCTGCATCTAGTTACTCCTATGTTTCTTTACTCAAGCATTTTCTTCCAATCATAAACCCAGGTAGATCTTCAATCTCTCTCACATACATCGCTTCAGAGAGGATCATTCCCGGATATGGGGGTGGTATGAGTTCTGCAAAAGCTGCACTGGAAAGTGATACACGAGTGCTTGCTTTCGAAGCTGGTAGAAAGCGCAAAATTAGAGTCAACATTATATCTGCCGGTCCACTGAGAAGCCGCGCCGCAAGAGCAATTGGGTTCATTGATATGATGATTGATTATTCAATAGCTAATGCCCCTCTACAGAAAGAGCTATCAGCAGAGGAGGTAGGCAATGCAGCTTCTTTCTTAGCATCACCTTTAGCATCGGCTATCACGGGCACTGTTCTATATGTCGACAATGGTCTGAATGCCATGGGTGTTGGAGTTGACAGTCCCATATCTAGTGATCTTAACATTCCAAAGGAACAACATTAA